In a genomic window of Diadema setosum chromosome 3, eeDiaSeto1, whole genome shotgun sequence:
- the LOC140246719 gene encoding uncharacterized protein encodes MASKSTNPGMEKAKRIIRRIYARHLYQCIIEITHAKGKVRSHDPMEIRKYLVAEKDAKPEDKQVWNKDHLFVAVSIFDYGMGSKNPFHEIPVYKKSQENKEAEPLTPQKNTKIVDGISDHDAVVCDVDLHPSINKKQPRRIFIYSKGDIEGMRSDFKTFQDQFFCVNHQQTTNENWLQLKNFLLQTMEKHIPSKLSRPLTKQPWITPSIKRMVRKKARLYKKARTTDSDKDWNQFRSFRKTVQKKIRSSYWSYTNDMLNDPDDKHYKKFWSFIKAKRQDNTGIPPMEQNGRKVTDSKNKARILNEQFLSVFTSESLDALPLMDDSQLPDVHRIKVTVSGVLKQLKELNVQKATGPDLIPARILKDMASEVVPILASIYQQSFDEGEAFDRVPHQRLLMKLQHYGIRGSLLKWFQNFLTKRSQRVVVDGQASEWTDVHSGVPQGTVLGPLLFLSFINDIADSIQSPIRLFADDCLIYRSVTTTEDCIALQKDLDMLHSWATKWQMKFNTSKCHLMRVSHRQNIINHMYHLGEDVIESVNKYPYLGLTLTSKLSWKTHIYNATLKANRMLGLIKRNLKHCHPNLKEKAYISLVRPHLEYCSTVWNPHHTTTINQVEAIQRRAARFVQNVYQRTESVTAMLQKMHWATLQSRREAAIKIMMYKITNNLIAINKDTYLKPMTDIRLRNYHPSKYQPLTTHSTKDVYRHSFMPTAIPADVPHELEDMTVRIYTSVTGADLTRARKYYEKNLKHLILTDR; translated from the exons GTGCGGTCGCATGATCCGATGgaaataagaaaatatcttGTTGCAGAGAAGGACGCCAAACCTGAAGACAAACAAGTGTGGAACAAGGACCATTTGTTCGTAGCG GTATCAATATTTGATTACGGCATGGGAAgcaaaaatccatttcatgaaattcCAGTCTACAAAAAGTCCCAGGAGAATAAAGAGGCTGAGCCATTGACACCACAAAAG AACACAAAGATCGTTGATGGCATCAGTGATCATGATGCAGTTGTATGTGACGTTGACCTTCATCCCTCTATCAACAAGAAACAACCAAGAAGGATCTTCATATACAGCAAGGGAGATATAGAAGGCATGAGGTCTGACTTCAAAACATTCCAAGATCAGTTCTTTTGTGTAAACCATCAGCAGACCACGAATGAGAACTGGCTCCAACTGAAGAACTTCCTCTTACAGACAATGGAGAAACATATACCAAGTAAACTCTCACGACCCCTTACGAAACAACCATGGATCACGCCATCCATAAAACGTATGGTCAGGAAAAAGGCACGACTGTacaaaaaagcaagaacaaCAGACTCTGATAAGGACTGGAATCAGTTCAGGTCCTTCAGGAAAACTGTACAGAAGAAGATTAGATCTTCCTATTGGTCTTATACCAACGACATGCTAAATGATCCTGATGACAAACACTATAAAAAGTTCTGGTCTTTTATCAAGGCAAAGCGACAGGACAACACCGGTATACCACCGATGGAACAAAATGGCAGGAAAGTTACAGACAGCAAGAACAAAGCTCGCATATTAAATGAACAATTCCTGTCAGTTTTCACTTCCGAAAGCCTTGACGCTCTGCCGTTGATGGATGATTCTCAACTCCCAGATGTCCATCGCATTAAGGTCACAGTATCTGGCGTGTTAAAGCAACTGAAAGAGCTCAATGTTCAGAAAGCAACAGGTCCAGATTTAATACCAGCTCGAATTTTGAAGGACATGGCATCAGAAGTTGTACCTATTCTTGCATCAATCTACCAACAGTCCTTCGATGAGGGAGAA GCATTTGACCGCGTCCCACACCAGAGGCTGCTCATGAAACTCCAACACTATGGTATACGGGGCTCCTTGCTGAAGTGGTTCCAGAATTTTCTCACCAAGCGGTCACAACGAGTTGTTGTGGATGGTCAGGCCTCAGAGTGGACTGACGTCCATTCAGGTGTGCCTCAAGGCACAGTTCTGGGACCCCTGCTCTTCCTCtcatttataaatgatattgcAGACTCCATCCAATCACCCATACGCTTGTTTGCCGATGATTGTCTCATCTATCGGTCAGTTACGACAACTGAGGACTGCATAGCACTACAGAAGGACCTTGACATGTTACACTCATGGGCAAcaaaatggcaaatgaaattcaacaCCAGCAAGTGCCATCTCATGCGAGTATCTCATCGTCAAAACATCATCAATCACATGTATCACCTTGGTGAAGATGTCATAGAGTCTGTCAACAAATACCCATACCTAGGCCTCACTCTCACATCCAAACTCTCCTGGAAAACACACATTTATAATGCCACCCTGAAAGCCAACCGAATGCTAGGACTCATCAAGAGAAACCTGAAACACTGCCACCCAAACCTCAAAGAAAAAGCATACATATCCCTTGTCAGACCCCATCTGGAATACTGCTCAACTGTCTGGAACCCCCATCATACAACTACCATCAACCAGGTGGAAGCAATCCAGAGGAGAGCTGCCAGATTTGTGCAGAATGTATACCAACGCACAGAGAGTGTAACAGCTATGCTGCAGAAAATGCATTGGGCCACACTACAATCCAGGAGGGAAGCTGCCATCAAGATAATGATGTACAAAATCACTAACAATCTCATAGCCATCAACAAGGACACCTATCTGAAACCAATGACCGACATCAGATTGCGGAATTACCATCCTTCCAAATATCAACCTCTCACAACACACTCCACTAAAGATGTATATAGGCACTCCTTCATGCCAACAGCA ATACCTGCTGATGTTCCTCACGAGTTGGAAGACATGACTGTGCGAATCTATACTAGCGTGACTGGAGCTGACTTAACTCGGGCTCGCAAATACTACGAGAAGAACCTCAAACACCTTATTTTGACTGATCGTTAA